A part of Paraburkholderia azotifigens genomic DNA contains:
- a CDS encoding plasmid partitioning protein RepB C-terminal domain-containing protein — protein sequence MLRVARKFLQLLASVVTAGLVEPLVVAPERDAEGRYVVLDGRLRLEALRRLDKQSATCLLATEDETYTYNRHVNRLTAGQDARMIAQAVDRGVSQERIAAVLGIDGRTVKTKVKLLTGICNDAAALLADRNCPAATYEILKCMKPFRQVEAAELMCSQSNFTSAFARAIKLATPPEQLVPPPGSRGDEEQAAREQIDRLECEIVSLQAKVTDVETHMASNISISQRVDQLRQLTAQ from the coding sequence ATGCTACGCGTTGCAAGAAAATTTCTTCAGCTCCTTGCATCAGTGGTCACGGCGGGCCTCGTCGAGCCACTTGTCGTCGCGCCCGAACGCGATGCTGAAGGTCGCTACGTAGTACTCGATGGTCGATTGAGGCTGGAGGCCCTGCGCAGGCTGGACAAGCAATCGGCAACCTGCCTTCTGGCAACCGAAGACGAGACGTACACCTACAACCGACATGTCAACCGGCTGACGGCGGGTCAGGATGCGCGCATGATTGCACAGGCGGTTGACCGAGGGGTATCGCAAGAACGCATCGCGGCCGTGCTCGGCATTGATGGGCGGACCGTCAAGACGAAGGTCAAATTGCTCACGGGCATCTGTAACGACGCCGCGGCGTTGCTGGCCGACAGAAATTGTCCTGCAGCAACCTACGAGATCCTGAAGTGCATGAAGCCCTTCCGTCAGGTCGAGGCAGCGGAACTGATGTGCAGCCAGTCCAATTTCACTTCAGCGTTTGCCCGCGCCATCAAGCTTGCTACGCCGCCCGAGCAACTGGTGCCCCCGCCGGGTTCGCGAGGCGACGAAGAGCAGGCAGCGCGAGAACAGATTGATCGTCTCGAGTGTGAAATCGTCTCGCTTCAGGCAAAGGTAACCGATGTCGAAACCCATATGGCGTCGAACATCTCCATCTCTCAGCGTGTCGATCAGCTACGTCAACTCACTGCTCAATAA
- a CDS encoding electron transfer flavoprotein subunit alpha/FixB family protein: protein MTILVIAEHDNAALKAATLNTVAAAQKIGGDVHVLIAGHNAQGAADAAAKVAGVAKVLLADAPQLAEGIAENVEATVLTLVQDPAKGYSHILAPATAYGKNIAPRIAAKLDVAQISDITAVDSADTFERPIYAGNAIAIVQSADPIKVITVRATGFDPVAAEGGSAAVEKIEAAADSGMSQFVSREVTKLDRPELTSANIIVSGGRGLGSGENYNKVLEPLADKLGAAMGASRAAVDAGYVPNDYQVGQTGKIVAPQLYIAVGISGAIQHLACMKDSKVIVAINKDEEAPIFSVADYGLVGDLFAVVPELVAGI from the coding sequence ATGACGATTCTGGTAATTGCTGAACACGACAACGCGGCGCTCAAGGCAGCGACGCTGAATACGGTGGCTGCCGCGCAGAAGATTGGCGGCGACGTGCATGTGCTGATCGCTGGCCACAACGCGCAAGGCGCGGCGGATGCGGCCGCGAAGGTGGCGGGCGTCGCGAAGGTGCTGCTGGCTGACGCGCCGCAACTGGCAGAAGGCATCGCGGAAAACGTCGAGGCGACGGTGCTGACGCTTGTGCAAGACCCGGCGAAGGGTTATTCGCATATCCTCGCGCCCGCTACGGCCTACGGCAAGAACATCGCGCCGCGTATCGCCGCGAAGCTCGACGTCGCGCAGATCAGCGACATCACGGCCGTCGATTCCGCCGATACCTTCGAGCGCCCGATCTACGCGGGCAACGCGATAGCGATCGTGCAATCGGCTGACCCTATCAAGGTCATCACGGTTCGCGCGACGGGCTTCGATCCTGTTGCAGCGGAAGGCGGCAGCGCAGCGGTCGAGAAGATCGAAGCCGCGGCTGATTCCGGCATGTCGCAGTTCGTGAGCCGCGAAGTGACGAAGCTCGATCGCCCGGAACTGACGTCGGCGAACATCATCGTGTCGGGTGGCCGGGGTCTGGGCAGCGGCGAGAACTACAACAAGGTTCTCGAGCCGCTCGCCGACAAGCTCGGTGCAGCAATGGGCGCATCGCGCGCAGCCGTCGATGCGGGTTATGTGCCGAACGACTATCAGGTCGGTCAAACCGGCAAGATTGTCGCGCCGCAGCTGTATATCGCGGTCGGCATCTCGGGCGCGATCCAGCATCTGGCCTGCATGAAGGACTCGAAGGTCATCGTCGCGATCAACAAGGACGAAGAAGCGCCGATTTTCAGCGTCGCGGATTACGGTCTGGTCGGCGATCTGTTCGCCGTCGTGCCCGAACTGGTAGCTGGCATCTGA
- a CDS encoding electron transfer flavoprotein subunit beta/FixA family protein translates to MKILVPVKRVVDYNVKVRVKSDNTGVDIANVKMSMNPFDEIAVEEAVRLKEAGVATEVIAVSAGVTQCQETLRTALAIGADRAILIESNEDLQPLAVAKLLKALVDKEQPQLVILGKQAIDDDSNQTGQMLAALANLPQATFASKVVVADGKATVSREVDGGAETLSLKLPAVVTTDLRLNEPRYVTLPNIMKAKKKPLETVKPEDLGVDVTPRLKTLKVSEPPKRSAGVKVADVKTLVEKLKTEAKVL, encoded by the coding sequence ATGAAAATCCTGGTGCCAGTCAAGAGAGTGGTTGACTACAACGTGAAGGTCCGCGTGAAGTCGGACAACACGGGTGTCGACATTGCCAATGTGAAGATGTCGATGAATCCGTTCGACGAAATCGCCGTCGAAGAAGCCGTGCGTCTGAAGGAAGCGGGCGTGGCGACGGAAGTGATCGCCGTGTCGGCAGGCGTCACGCAATGTCAGGAAACGCTGCGCACGGCGCTGGCGATCGGCGCGGACCGCGCGATCCTGATCGAATCGAATGAAGACCTGCAGCCGCTGGCTGTCGCGAAGCTGCTCAAGGCGCTGGTCGACAAGGAGCAGCCGCAGCTGGTGATTCTCGGCAAGCAGGCCATCGACGACGACTCCAATCAGACAGGCCAGATGCTGGCTGCTCTGGCGAATCTGCCGCAGGCGACGTTTGCGTCGAAGGTTGTCGTCGCTGACGGCAAGGCAACCGTGTCGCGCGAAGTCGATGGCGGCGCTGAAACACTGTCGCTGAAGCTGCCCGCAGTCGTGACGACCGATCTGCGCCTGAATGAGCCGCGTTATGTGACGCTGCCGAACATCATGAAGGCGAAGAAAAAGCCGCTCGAAACCGTCAAGCCGGAAGACCTGGGCGTCGATGTCACGCCGCGTCTGAAGACGCTGAAGGTCAGCGAGCCGCCGAAGCGCTCGGCTGGCGTGAAGGTCGCCGACGTGAAGACGCTGGTCGAGAAGCTCAAGACGGAAGCCAAGGTGCTTTGA
- a CDS encoding thiamine pyrophosphate-binding protein, translating to MSDTMSVTWPEAIFEHFKAADVRQVAYVPDAGHKHLINLCEEDTEIHAVSLTTEEEGVAMMGGAWIGGQRGVLLLQSSGVGNCINMLSLQHECRMPIVMLVTMRGEWGEFNPWQVAMGKSTQDALESAGVYVYRADDADDVAETVQAALSFGYNTSRMVAVLIGQRVIGTKNFKK from the coding sequence ATGTCCGACACCATGTCCGTTACCTGGCCTGAAGCAATCTTCGAGCATTTCAAAGCCGCCGACGTGCGGCAAGTCGCGTATGTGCCTGACGCAGGACACAAACACCTGATCAACCTCTGCGAAGAAGATACGGAGATTCACGCGGTTTCGCTGACGACAGAAGAAGAAGGCGTTGCCATGATGGGCGGCGCGTGGATCGGCGGACAACGTGGCGTGCTGCTCCTGCAATCGAGCGGCGTAGGCAACTGCATCAACATGCTTTCGTTGCAGCACGAATGCCGGATGCCCATCGTCATGCTCGTCACCATGCGCGGCGAGTGGGGCGAATTCAATCCGTGGCAGGTTGCGATGGGCAAGTCGACGCAGGATGCACTCGAGTCCGCAGGTGTCTACGTCTATCGTGCCGACGATGCAGACGATGTCGCGGAAACGGTCCAGGCAGCGCTGAGCTTCGGCTACAACACGTCCCGCATGGTTGCCGTCCTCATCGGACAGCGCGTGATCGGCACCAAGAACTTCAAAAAGTGA
- a CDS encoding thiamine pyrophosphate-dependent enzyme: MTQQTKPLNRRLAVKRILRDRQQDVLVVTSLGNPTFDVAAAGDTPQNFYLWGAMGGAVTFGLGVALAQPNKRVVVFVGDGEMMMGLGSLATVGVDKPANLSIVVIDNEHYAETGMQLAHAGRGVDITAIARAAGFKNAVTIQSERELDEFVDVLLKAAGPVLATIKVSTDPEPTSLPPRDGPWLRSRFREALLGSAAHASQ; this comes from the coding sequence ATGACACAGCAGACGAAGCCCTTGAACCGTCGGCTGGCGGTGAAGCGGATCCTCCGCGATCGACAGCAGGACGTCCTCGTTGTAACGAGCCTCGGCAATCCGACGTTCGATGTCGCCGCCGCCGGCGACACGCCTCAGAACTTCTATCTGTGGGGTGCAATGGGCGGCGCCGTCACGTTCGGCCTCGGGGTCGCGCTGGCACAACCAAACAAACGCGTCGTCGTATTCGTCGGTGACGGTGAAATGATGATGGGCCTCGGTTCGCTCGCGACGGTCGGCGTCGACAAACCGGCAAACCTGTCCATCGTCGTCATCGATAACGAGCACTACGCCGAAACAGGCATGCAACTGGCGCACGCCGGACGTGGCGTCGACATCACCGCCATCGCGCGCGCGGCGGGCTTCAAGAACGCAGTCACGATCCAAAGCGAGCGCGAACTCGACGAGTTCGTCGACGTCCTTCTGAAGGCGGCGGGCCCCGTCCTCGCAACGATCAAGGTCAGCACCGACCCCGAACCGACCAGCCTTCCTCCGCGCGACGGCCCGTGGCTGCGCAGCCGCTTCCGCGAAGCGTTGCTCGGAAGCGCCGCGCACGCGAGTCAGTAA
- a CDS encoding helix-turn-helix domain-containing protein, with amino-acid sequence MPPPKVFSDMLVEVLKQLDRQPDLLARVFDCLPDVLYYIKDAEARYLSFNQTLIERSGLQRDEVVGKTADQLFPVTGASTNAQDLGVIESRAPILERLRLYSTASGHRYWCLSSKFPVLDDHGNAIGLIGISRDLPRPDERHHGYRRLQVYLEYLEGNLGQNILVSKVAERASISVDTLERLSREVFHLTPKQMLMKLRVDHACKLLETTDRSITDIATECGYADHSAFTRQFKTATHLTPRQYRNVRGRGLNPH; translated from the coding sequence ATGCCGCCCCCGAAGGTCTTCTCCGATATGCTGGTCGAGGTACTGAAGCAGTTGGACAGGCAGCCCGATCTGCTGGCACGCGTGTTCGATTGCCTGCCGGATGTGCTTTACTACATCAAGGACGCGGAGGCGCGCTATCTCTCGTTCAATCAGACGCTGATCGAACGCAGCGGCCTTCAGCGCGACGAAGTCGTCGGGAAGACTGCGGATCAGCTGTTTCCGGTAACGGGTGCGAGCACGAATGCGCAGGATCTCGGCGTTATCGAAAGCCGTGCGCCGATTCTTGAACGACTGCGTCTTTACTCGACAGCGTCAGGACATCGATACTGGTGTCTCAGCTCCAAATTCCCCGTTCTCGACGACCACGGAAACGCAATAGGCCTGATCGGCATTTCCCGCGATCTGCCGAGGCCTGACGAGCGTCATCACGGCTACAGGCGTTTGCAGGTCTATCTGGAGTATCTTGAGGGAAACCTCGGGCAGAACATTCTTGTCAGCAAAGTCGCCGAGCGTGCGTCGATTTCGGTCGACACGTTAGAGAGGCTTTCGCGCGAAGTCTTTCATCTCACTCCGAAGCAAATGCTCATGAAGCTTCGCGTCGATCACGCATGCAAGCTTCTTGAGACGACGGACCGCAGCATTACGGATATTGCGACCGAGTGCGGATACGCCGACCATAGTGCATTTACCCGGCAATTCAAAACGGCCACGCACCTCACACCCCGGCAATACCGGAACGTTCGAGGGCGCGGCCTGAACCCGCACTGA
- a CDS encoding NAD(P)/FAD-dependent oxidoreductase yields MVRAVGSFAGRRAACTCAQALCLRRVLPDADSGPPILIDTSGVYLRREQNHFLCIVSPSAEQDLDDLPLDANFAEFEDIIWPALAERIPAFEALRIEHTWAGYYEYNYLDHNGLVGQVGPENSYVAAGFSGHGMMHSPGVGRGMAELLGFGGFRTIDLSSLSPARLSSGNLIVEEGVY; encoded by the coding sequence GTGGTGCGCGCCGTTGGCTCGTTCGCTGGGCGTCGAGCTGCCTGTACGTGCGCGCAGGCGCTCTGCCTTCGTCGTGTCTTGCCCGACGCCGATAGCGGACCTCCGATTCTCATCGATACGTCCGGTGTCTATCTGCGCCGCGAGCAGAATCATTTTCTTTGTATCGTGTCGCCGAGTGCTGAACAGGACCTGGACGACCTGCCGCTCGATGCGAATTTTGCAGAATTCGAAGATATCATCTGGCCGGCGCTGGCTGAACGCATCCCGGCGTTCGAGGCATTGCGCATCGAACACACCTGGGCGGGCTATTACGAATACAACTACCTGGACCATAACGGCCTCGTCGGGCAGGTCGGTCCGGAGAACTCGTACGTGGCAGCAGGATTCAGCGGTCACGGCATGATGCATAGTCCTGGCGTAGGACGAGGCATGGCGGAACTGCTTGGCTTCGGCGGATTCCGTACGATTGATCTGTCGTCGTTGTCGCCGGCCCGACTGTCGTCCGGGAATCTGATCGTCGAAGAGGGCGTCTACTGA
- a CDS encoding pyridoxal phosphate-dependent aminotransferase, which translates to MGFIADRIGQIAPAQTMAMAAKAAELRRAGKNVISLSQGEPDFHTPANIQEAAIRAMRDGKTRYTEAAGTRELREAIAAKLKNDNGLEYAADAISVSAGAKQAIFAAFFATLNAGDEVIVPAPCWVSYPEIVKMSGGTPVGVTCGEESGFKLTAEQLEASITPKTKWLMLNSPSNPTGAVYSAEELQALADVLRRNEHVWVLSDDIYEKLVYTSRPFVNILNVAPDLYDRTLVINGVSKVYSMTGWRIGYSAAPKALIQAMNLVQGQIITSASSVSQYAALEALTGDQSFVAASLAAFDERRNRVVNGLREIRGLRVHEPEGAFYAYVGCNDVLGRRTGTGKLLVTDQDFVMYLLEDANVAVVSGSGFVLSPYFRLSYAASVDELNEALGRIRFACESLEAVTA; encoded by the coding sequence ATGGGCTTCATCGCAGACCGTATTGGCCAGATTGCGCCTGCGCAAACCATGGCGATGGCGGCGAAGGCGGCCGAATTGCGCCGGGCTGGAAAGAATGTGATTTCACTGTCTCAGGGTGAACCGGATTTCCACACGCCCGCGAACATACAGGAAGCGGCAATCAGGGCGATGCGGGACGGGAAGACCCGCTACACGGAAGCGGCCGGTACGCGGGAACTACGTGAGGCTATCGCGGCGAAGCTGAAGAACGACAACGGCCTCGAATATGCCGCCGACGCGATCAGTGTGTCGGCCGGTGCCAAGCAGGCGATCTTCGCTGCCTTCTTCGCAACGCTGAACGCGGGCGACGAAGTGATCGTTCCCGCTCCCTGCTGGGTCTCGTATCCGGAGATCGTCAAGATGTCAGGGGGAACGCCTGTCGGCGTGACCTGCGGCGAAGAATCCGGTTTCAAGCTGACGGCTGAACAACTCGAAGCATCGATTACCCCGAAGACCAAATGGCTGATGCTCAACTCGCCGTCGAACCCGACGGGTGCGGTGTATTCGGCCGAAGAACTGCAGGCGCTTGCAGACGTCTTGCGGCGTAACGAGCATGTGTGGGTGCTGTCCGACGATATCTACGAGAAGCTCGTCTACACGTCGCGGCCGTTCGTGAACATCCTGAACGTGGCCCCGGACCTGTATGACCGGACGCTGGTCATCAACGGTGTATCGAAGGTCTATTCGATGACGGGCTGGCGGATCGGCTATTCAGCCGCACCGAAGGCGCTTATCCAGGCCATGAATCTCGTGCAGGGGCAAATCATCACGAGTGCGTCTTCTGTGTCGCAGTACGCGGCGCTGGAGGCACTCACGGGCGATCAATCGTTCGTGGCCGCGTCGCTGGCTGCGTTCGACGAGCGGCGCAACAGGGTGGTGAACGGGCTGCGCGAGATTCGCGGCTTGCGGGTGCACGAACCGGAAGGCGCGTTCTACGCGTATGTGGGCTGCAACGACGTGTTGGGTCGACGGACGGGGACCGGAAAGCTGCTTGTCACGGATCAGGACTTCGTTATGTATCTGCTTGAGGACGCAAACGTCGCGGTGGTGTCGGGCTCGGGTTTCGTGCTGTCGCCTTATTTCCGGTTGTCGTATGCGGCGTCCGTCGACGAGCTGAACGAGGCACTTGGCCGGATCCGGTTCGCGTGTGAATCCCTTGAGGCTGTGACAGCCTGA
- the pruA gene encoding L-glutamate gamma-semialdehyde dehydrogenase yields the protein MLIAPYKNEPFDLYDTDSAKAEMQQALKKVHAEFGQTYPLVINGERIQTQDKLTSTNPSNPSEVVGYTANATKDHADAALDAAWQAFESWKRWTQEDRSRVMLKAAAIMRRRKRELEAWLVYEIGKNYVEASAEVAEMIDFTEYYARQALKHVGALGSLIHYPGEENESFYIPLGAGVTISPWNFPMAPMTGMTVGAIVVGNTLVCKPAEDTIVSLAKIFDIFAEAGLPPGVVNYLPGTGRDIGSYLVAHPRTRFINFTGSLATGAQINESAAKLADGQRWFKRVFLELGGKDAILVDETANLDDAATAVIQSAFGYSGQKCSACSRLIVVDSVYDALLDKVVAKAKELVVAQAQDNPSFGPVCNELQYKKVLSYIDVGRSEGKLLTGGKAVEGAAGYLIEPTIFGDVSPKARIAQEEVFGPFVAAIRVKDFEEGLAVVNDTVYGLTGALFSNDRARIERARRDFHVGNLYFNRKCTGALVGIQPFGGFNLTGTDTKTGGPDYLLQFLQMKAVAERL from the coding sequence ATGTTGATTGCGCCGTACAAGAACGAGCCGTTCGATCTCTATGACACCGATAGCGCGAAGGCCGAGATGCAACAGGCACTGAAAAAAGTGCATGCCGAATTCGGTCAGACTTATCCGCTCGTCATCAACGGCGAGCGGATTCAGACGCAGGACAAGCTGACGTCGACGAACCCGTCGAATCCTTCGGAAGTTGTCGGCTATACGGCGAACGCAACGAAAGATCATGCCGACGCGGCCCTCGATGCCGCGTGGCAGGCATTCGAATCGTGGAAGCGCTGGACCCAGGAAGACCGCAGCCGTGTGATGCTGAAGGCCGCCGCGATCATGCGGCGCCGCAAGCGCGAACTCGAAGCGTGGCTCGTCTACGAAATCGGTAAGAACTATGTCGAGGCGAGCGCCGAAGTCGCCGAAATGATCGACTTCACCGAATACTATGCGCGTCAGGCGCTGAAGCACGTCGGCGCCCTGGGTTCGCTGATCCACTACCCGGGAGAGGAGAACGAAAGCTTCTACATTCCGCTGGGCGCAGGGGTGACGATCTCGCCGTGGAATTTCCCGATGGCGCCGATGACGGGCATGACCGTGGGCGCGATCGTCGTCGGCAATACGCTGGTTTGCAAGCCGGCCGAGGACACGATCGTGTCGCTGGCAAAGATCTTCGATATCTTCGCGGAGGCGGGTCTGCCGCCGGGCGTCGTGAATTATCTACCGGGCACGGGGCGCGATATCGGTTCTTATCTCGTCGCGCATCCCAGGACGCGCTTCATCAACTTCACGGGATCGCTCGCAACGGGCGCGCAGATCAATGAGTCGGCAGCGAAACTCGCGGACGGCCAGCGGTGGTTCAAGCGCGTGTTTCTGGAACTGGGCGGCAAGGATGCGATTCTCGTCGACGAAACCGCGAATCTCGACGATGCGGCAACGGCCGTCATTCAGTCGGCGTTCGGTTATTCAGGCCAGAAGTGTTCGGCCTGCTCGCGCCTGATCGTGGTCGATTCCGTCTACGATGCGCTGCTGGACAAGGTCGTCGCCAAGGCGAAGGAACTGGTCGTCGCGCAAGCGCAGGACAACCCGAGCTTCGGTCCCGTCTGCAATGAATTGCAGTACAAGAAGGTACTGTCCTACATCGACGTGGGTCGCAGCGAAGGCAAGCTGCTCACAGGCGGCAAGGCTGTCGAAGGCGCAGCCGGGTATCTCATCGAACCGACCATTTTCGGGGATGTCTCGCCGAAGGCGCGCATTGCGCAGGAAGAAGTATTCGGTCCGTTCGTCGCCGCTATTCGGGTGAAGGACTTCGAAGAAGGACTCGCGGTCGTCAACGACACCGTGTATGGACTGACGGGCGCGTTGTTCTCGAACGACCGGGCCCGGATCGAACGCGCGCGCCGGGATTTCCACGTGGGCAATCTCTACTTCAATCGCAAGTGCACGGGCGCGCTGGTCGGGATTCAGCCGTTCGGCGGCTTCAATCTCACGGGCACCGACACCAAGACGGGTGGTCCCGACTATCTGCTGCAATTCCTGCAGATGAAGGCGGTTGCCGAGCGCCTGTAA
- a CDS encoding LysR substrate-binding domain-containing protein, translating to MGMHFDLVDLRLITCIAETNSLTRGAERFHMSVPAASTRIKNLEESMGTKLLYRTSQGVTLTPPGQAFLHHARLVLSQLEQLRGDMQEYARGVKGHVRIFANTTATTEFLPNDLRDFLASHPDVNVDLRERLSHDIVRAVSEGTADVGIVAGNVRPESLQTLPYRSDRLILAVSTSHPLAERESTSFRDVANYDFVGLPEASAIHTFLIRVASDLHTKLHVRIEVGNFEALCRMIEANVGIGVLPRSSAIRYAKTMQIRLVEIEDEWSTRDLLICVRSLDLLPSFARELVDQLTRKCAAAAQN from the coding sequence ATGGGTATGCACTTCGATCTTGTCGATCTTCGCCTGATTACCTGCATCGCAGAGACCAACAGCCTGACGCGAGGAGCGGAACGGTTTCACATGTCGGTCCCGGCAGCGAGCACGCGGATCAAGAACCTCGAAGAGAGCATGGGCACGAAGCTGCTCTATCGAACGAGCCAGGGGGTCACGCTGACTCCGCCCGGACAGGCGTTCTTGCATCACGCTCGGCTCGTGCTGTCGCAACTCGAACAGTTGCGTGGCGACATGCAGGAATATGCTCGCGGCGTGAAGGGGCATGTCCGCATCTTCGCCAACACGACAGCGACAACCGAGTTCCTGCCCAACGATCTGCGCGACTTTCTGGCGAGCCATCCCGACGTCAACGTCGATCTCCGCGAGCGTCTGAGTCACGACATCGTGCGCGCGGTCAGCGAAGGCACGGCCGATGTGGGAATCGTCGCGGGCAATGTGCGTCCCGAGTCGCTGCAAACCCTTCCGTATCGTTCGGATCGGCTGATACTCGCTGTGTCGACCTCTCATCCATTGGCTGAACGTGAATCCACGTCGTTTCGCGACGTGGCGAACTACGACTTCGTCGGATTGCCCGAGGCCAGTGCGATTCACACATTCCTGATCCGCGTCGCCAGCGATCTGCACACGAAGCTGCATGTGAGGATAGAAGTCGGAAATTTCGAAGCGTTGTGCCGGATGATCGAAGCGAATGTCGGCATTGGCGTGTTGCCGAGATCGTCGGCCATACGCTATGCGAAGACCATGCAGATCCGGCTGGTGGAGATCGAGGATGAATGGTCGACCCGTGACCTGCTCATTTGCGTGCGCAGTCTCGATCTCTTGCCCTCGTTCGCACGCGAACTTGTCGATCAATTGACCAGGAAGTGCGCCGCCGCGGCGCAAAACTGA
- a CDS encoding FAS1-like dehydratase domain-containing protein, whose protein sequence is MPSNHDHPRSWIGRTQTECELVSPRLAQQLAATLDHPRAPKAGDALPPLWHWALFPHIATHSHISADGHPQRGGFLPPIPLPRRMWAGSRVRFERPVVVGSQVTRTSQIIDVASKEGRSGKLVFVRIRHELEDYEGPLISEEQDVVYREAAADPFAPATSPLAPTETTWSRTIVPDPVLLFRYSADTFNGHRIHYDRTYATSEEGYPALVVHGPLTATLLVDLVTRSAPDEAVASFSFRAVNPLFDNAPFQVCAARAPDSDEVKLWAVNEAGVLCVEANATLRASVAAL, encoded by the coding sequence ATGCCCTCCAACCACGATCACCCGCGCTCATGGATCGGTCGAACGCAGACCGAGTGTGAGCTGGTCTCTCCTCGACTCGCCCAACAACTGGCCGCCACGTTGGACCATCCACGCGCGCCGAAGGCGGGTGACGCGTTGCCCCCGCTGTGGCACTGGGCTCTGTTTCCGCACATCGCGACGCACTCGCATATCAGCGCCGACGGACATCCGCAGCGCGGCGGGTTCCTTCCGCCCATTCCGCTCCCAAGGCGCATGTGGGCGGGAAGCCGGGTCAGGTTCGAGCGCCCCGTGGTGGTCGGCAGCCAGGTGACGCGCACGTCTCAGATTATCGACGTCGCCTCCAAGGAAGGTCGAAGCGGGAAGCTGGTATTCGTGCGTATTCGCCATGAACTGGAAGACTACGAAGGGCCGCTGATTTCAGAAGAACAGGACGTCGTCTATCGCGAAGCCGCTGCCGATCCCTTCGCGCCTGCAACAAGCCCGCTTGCTCCGACTGAAACGACGTGGAGCCGGACGATCGTGCCCGACCCCGTTTTGCTGTTTCGCTACTCGGCCGACACCTTCAACGGTCATCGCATTCACTACGACCGGACCTACGCAACGAGCGAGGAAGGCTACCCCGCGCTCGTCGTCCACGGCCCGCTCACGGCCACGCTGCTGGTCGATCTCGTGACGCGCAGCGCACCCGACGAAGCCGTCGCGTCGTTCTCGTTCAGGGCAGTCAATCCTCTTTTCGATAACGCCCCCTTTCAGGTCTGCGCCGCGCGTGCGCCTGATTCGGACGAAGTCAAACTGTGGGCAGTCAATGAAGCCGGCGTTCTGTGCGTCGAAGCGAACGCGACGCTGCGTGCATCGGTGGCCGCCCTCTGA